Proteins found in one Lachancea thermotolerans CBS 6340 chromosome C complete sequence genomic segment:
- a CDS encoding KLTH0C10142p (similar to uniprot|P33335 Saccharomyces cerevisiae YPR198W SGE1 Member of drug-resistance protein family multicopy suppressor of gal11 null mutation): MRKLSLVLCLTSLALTLFLAALDIVIVITLYETIGEKFKDYARIGWLVTGYALPNALFTLLWGRLASILGLKTSLTFSIVIFEIGSLIVAVSNSMGMIIGGRVVAGCGGSGIQSLVFVVGTSLVEERNRGMVITVLGLAFAVAFAVGPVIGGAFTENVSWRWCFYINLPIGGVALTMLTFSYNTTEKSVQETLTYNCRQLQTYRYGQWVTASFWRRAYNFLMFDLDFIGFALSSTGFVLFMLGLTFGGNTYAWNSGTIISFLTVGAILVLFWLVFDFVLLYKWAAWCRKREATPLLRRSLCFRPGIFTSSIANLFTCFGFNMQTVYIVQLYQLVFNSGPTAASMHLWAFLIATMVSVIIIGKAAAIFGLIKPAIVFGATCGLVGSGLMTLVRNTSTTGNVIGYCILPGAAFGSIMQGTLLSAQVQVDHDDENFQTMFIEATALNTFVKSLGFSFGGVVATMIFTNSVKNQLRSTSAGVAAFSSVEALIAYRGQNYDGPGSTLSLMFVKAIKDVMYAALGCYGIVFIASLFTSNRRLRLPSKNDGVEATAQEKSISGGDKSQLAPQSTSENDEN; the protein is encoded by the coding sequence ATGCGTAAACTCTCGCTTGTGCTGTGCCTAACTTCCCTGGCACTGACACTTTTCCTCGCTGCACTCGATATTGTGATTGTAATTACGCTCTACGAGACTATTGGAGAGAAGTTTAAAGACTACGCTCGTATCGGATGGCTAGTTACAGGCTATGCGCTTCCAAACGCGCTTTTCACCCTCCTGTGGGGCCGGCTTGCCTCGATTTTGGGGCTTAAAACCAGCCTCACCTTTTCCATTGTCATTTTTGAGATTGGTTCCCTCATTGTCGCAGTTTCTAATTCTATGGGGATGATCATTGGCGGGAGAGTGGTAGCCGGCTGCGGAGGAAGTGGAATACAGTcacttgtttttgtagtgGGCACTTCGCTAGTGGAAGAGAGGAACAGGGGCATGGTTATTACGGTGCTGGGGCTCGCCTTTGCCGTCGCGTTCGCTGTTGGACCAGTTATAGGCGGAGCATTCACAGAAAATGTGAGCTGGCGCTGGTGCTTTTACATCAACCTACCTATCGGAGGAGTTGCACTTACGATGCTCACCTTCAGCTACAATACTACAGAAAAATCAGTACAAGAGACTTTAACCTACAACTGCCGGCAACTTCAAACATATCGCTATGGACAATGGGTCACGGCAAGTTTCTGGCGCCGAGCCTacaacttcttgatgtttGACTTGGATTTCATTGGATTTGCGCTCTCCTCGACGGGCTTTGTTCTGTTCATGCTAGGCTTGACATTCGGCGGAAATACTTATGCATGGAACTCCGGAACCATCATCAGCTTCCTGACGGTAGGGGCAATACTAGTGCTCTTTTGGTTGGTGTTCGACTTTGTGCTGCTGTACAAGTGGGCCGCGTGGTGCCGTAAAAGAGAAGCTACACCGCTGCTTAGGCGAAGCTTGTGCTTCAGGCCTGGAATTTTCACTAGCAGTATCGCAAATCTCTTTACGTGCTTCGGCTTTAACATGCAGACCGTATACATTGTCCAGCTATATCAGCTGGTTTTCAACAGCGGGCCAACAGCCGCCAGCATGCACTTATGGGCCTTTTTGATAGCCACGATGGTTTCGGTCATAATAATCGGCAAAGCAGCAGCCATATTTGGGCTAATTAAACCTGCAATTGTTTTTGGAGCGACCTGCGGGTTGGTAGGCTCAGGACTGATGACACTGGTAAGAAACACCAGCACCACCGGGAATGTCATTGGATACTGCATACTTCCAGGCGCAGCGTTCGGAAGTATTATGCAGGGGACTTTGTTAAGCGCACAAGTCCAGGTAGATCACGATGATGAGAACTTTCAGACAATGTTCATCGAGGCGACTGCTCTCAATACATTTGTGAAGTCTCTGGGATTTTCCTTTGGCGGTGTAGTAGCAACCATGATATTCACAAACTCGGTTAAAAATCAGCTTCGGTCGACATCAGCTGGGGTCGCCGCCTTCTCCAGTGTCGAGGCGCTCATAGCGTACAGAGGGCAAAACTATGATGGACCTGGTTCTactctttctttgatgttcGTAAAAGCGATAAAAGATGTGATGTATGCCGCTTTAGGGTGTTACGGAATTGTCTTCATAGCGAGCCTCTTTACCTCTAACAGAAGGCTCAGGCTGCCTTCTAAGAACGATGGTGTGGAGGCCACCGCCCAGGAAAAGTCGATTTCTGGCGGTGATAAATCACAGCTGGCACCTCAGTCGACCTCTGAGAACGATGAAAACTGA
- a CDS encoding KLTH0C10164p (conserved hypothetical protein), with protein sequence MSTTTTATTEESAGTQFRETLKASAAPPSVEATQGVHNLSMGGLEYKNKRPTFSSKLEERQHVLKHMACAFRVFGRKGYNEGTAGHMSVRDPVDPSTFWINPLGQHFSLMRVSDLVHVDSNGNVLPDGNQAVINKAGFKIHSHLHKARPNVNAACHTHSEYGRAWSAFGREIEMLNQDSCMFYKKHTVYRNFGGVVLEDEEGERLAQALGDNKAIILQNHGLLTVGETVDEAAYLFTLLERTCKVQLQVEMASRGGLERNIIGDEEAYYTYFNTSDPETLYTEFQPEYDLERELTNAAFEK encoded by the coding sequence ATGTCTACCACAACAACTGCCACAACAGAGGAGTCAGCTGGAACGCAGTTTCGCGAAACCCTGAAGGCCTCAGCAGCGCCACCTAGTGTCGAAGCTACACAGGGGGTGCACAACCTCTCGATGGGCGGCTTGGAgtacaagaacaaaagacCGACCTTTAGCAGTAAGTTGGAGGAACGCCAACACGTCCTGAAACACATGGCCTGTGCGTTTCGGGTGTTCGGCAGGAAGGGATACAACGAAGGAACAGCGGGCCACATGTCAGTGCGCGATCCTGTGGACCCTAGTACCTTTTGGATCAACCCGCTCGGCCAGCACTTCTCGCTCATGCGGGTATCAGACCTGGTGCACGTTGATAGTAACGGCAATGTTTTGCCAGATGGCAACCAAGCTGTTATCAATAAAGCGGGTTTCAAGATCCACTCGCACCTTCATAAGGCTAGGCCAAACGTCAACGCTGCTTGTCACACGCACAGTGAGTACGGTAGGGCTTGGTCTGCGTTCGGGCGGGAAATTGAGATGCTGAACCAGGACTCTTGCATGTTCTACAAAAAGCACACAGTGTATCGCAACTTCGGAGGTGTGGTCCTcgaagacgaggagggAGAGCGTCTTGCACAGGCCCTGGGGGACAATAAAGCGATTATTTTACAAAATCACGGTCTTCTAACGGTGGGAGAGACCGTCGACGAGGCAGCATACCTTTTTACACTGTTGGAACGCACTTGCAAGGTTCAGCTTCAGGTTGAGATGGCATCCAGGGGCgggcttgaaagaaatatAATTGGCGATGAGGAGGCTTACTACACTTACTTCAACACATCCGATCCAGAAACACTGTACACAGAATTCCAGCCCGAATACGACCTGGAGCGTGAGCTCACTAACGccgcttttgaaaagtaG
- the DDP1 gene encoding polyphosphatase DDP1 (similar to uniprot|Q99321 Saccharomyces cerevisiae YOR163W DDP1 Diadenosine polyphosphate hydrolase member of the MutT family of nucleotide hydrolases with high specificity for diadenosine hexa- and pentaphosphates required for efficient hydrolysis of diphosphorylated inositol polyphosphates), with protein MAEFQRSNTARVGRQNQVYSATTGARLVAGCVCLDSSKERVLMIQSSAHKKKWVLPKGGVEKDESDFKMTAVRETWEEAGAIGDIVRNLGVIEDMRPPKEFNTDIRAFEEATDPEVNKRPPRSEFHFFEMSVRSLEEEYPERCKRTRKWFSFKEAKEQLIIAKRPELLEALTRSSICQ; from the coding sequence ATGGCCGAATTCCAGAGATCTAATACCGCCCGAGTTGGTCGACAAAATCAAGTATACTCCGCGACTACTGGAGCCAGACTTGTGGCAGGATGCGTTTGTCTGGACTCATCTAAAGAACGAGTTCTGATGATTCAGTCATCGGcacacaagaaaaagtggGTGTTGCCAAAGGGAGGAGTCGAAAAGGACGAATCTGACTTCAAAATGACTGCTGTGAGAGAGACTtgggaagaagcaggagcGATTGGCGACATAGTTAGAAATTTAGGTGTGATTGAAGACATGAGGCCTCCGAAAGAGTTCAACACGGATATCAGGGCGTTCGAGGAGGCTACTGACCCAGAAGTCAACAAACGCCCACCTAGATCAGAATTCCActtctttgaaatgtcAGTGAggtctttggaagaagaatatCCAGAGCGTTGCAAGCGGACGCGCAAGtggttttctttcaaggaagCCAAAGAGCAGCTAATTATTGCAAAAAGGCCTGAGTTGCTGGAGGCTTTGACTCGATCGAGTATATGCCAGTAG
- the GET4 gene encoding protein GET4 (similar to uniprot|Q12125 Saccharomyces cerevisiae YOR164C Hypothetical ORF) has translation MSANVKLGRTLARFHARIEAGDYYEAHQTLRTIANRYVRSKNYREAIDLITEGAQALLGAKQGGSATDLIFYLLEVYNVAEVKVEDVSVSRLVRLLALLDAEEPNMKDVITGMNNWSVKFGNCKFGDPYLHSVIGSKLVEGGHVYEAERYLTLGTHDSLDKYLDLIWEWYLQSGDREAVGDFFSRLIFNYLFIGNVQNAEQAKQKFLAKFIENFNPKYELIDRGEFKTYCFEDYPELNFLQLLPYSCQTKNADLFDFLKKHYAGSSERYGSELDYLGQEYFGIVVQKPMNFMQDILAGILGGK, from the coding sequence ATGAGTGCCAACGTGAAGCTCGGAAGGACTCTTGCTAGGTTCCATGCCCGTATTGAAGCGGGGGATTATTAcgaagctcatcaaacTCTAAGGACGATCGCTAACCGGTACGTGAGAAGTAAGAACTACCGAGAGGCAATTGACTTAATAACCGAAGGGGCACAAGCACTTCTTGGCGCAAAGCAAGGTGGATCAGCAACAGATTTGATCTTTTATTTGCTGGAAGTTTATAACGTTGCAGAAGTGAAAGTCGAGGATGTCTCTGTTTCCCGACTGGTGCGCCTGCTGGCTCTTCTGGATGCCGAAGAGCCTAATATGAAGGACGTTATAACGGGGATGAACAACTGGTCAGTCAAGTTCGGCAACTGCAAGTTCGGCGACCCATACCTGCACTCAGTAATTGGCTCCAAGCTCGTCGAGGGGGGACATGTTTACGAAGCGGAACGGTACCTTACTCTTGGAACACATGACTCGCTGGACAAGTACTTGGACCTGATCTGGGAATGGTACTTGCAGAGCGGTGATCGTGAGGCTGTGGGTGACTTCTTTTCTCGTTTGATCTTCAACTACCTCTTTATTGGAAATGTGCAAAACGCTGAGCaagcaaaacaaaagtttCTGGCCAAGTTTATTGAGAACTTCAACCCCAAGTACGAACTGATAGACAGAGGCGAATTCAAAACATACTGTTTCGAGGACTATCCTGAACTAaactttcttcagctgcttccATATTCATGTCAAACGAAGAACGCCGATTTATtcgacttcttgaaaaagcattATGCAGGCTCAAGTGAGCGTTATGGCAGCGAACTCGATTACCTTGGTCAGGAGTACTTTGGGATCgttgttcaaaaacctaTGAACTTTATGCAAGATATTCTAGCAGGGATTCTGGGTGGTAAATAG